From a single Rubrobacter tropicus genomic region:
- a CDS encoding heavy metal translocating P-type ATPase, with amino-acid sequence MVKKVRGVVPVGEQIGSVVTIPVTGMTCASCVRRVEKALSSKEGVESASVNFAAEKATVEYDPKATGPEDLVGTIEGAGYGADVREASFGVTGMTCASCVGRVERALWKVPGVLDASVNLASEKASVRDLRGEAEQRDLKEAVEGAGYGVASPGEEEGGEAAPEDAHERGYRELKRDFVVATALTVPILIGSLPHMLGLSIPLPMPVLNWTLLALATPVQFWAGRRFYRGAWGALKHGQANMSTLVALGTSAAYLYSAAATVAPGLFAGAGDRAEVYFDTSALIITLILLGRLLEARARGRTNEAIKKLAGLRAKTARVIRGGEEADVPVEEVEVGDVVVVRPGEKVPVDGRVVWGTSAVDEAMITGEYIPVTKRIGDGVIGATINATGSFRMEATKVGKDTALSQIIRMVEEAQGSKAPIQRLADRVSAVFVPAVIVAALATFGVWLAFGPEPAFTFALLNTVAVLIIACPCAMGLATPTSIMVGTGKGAESGILIKGGEALEGAHKLDTIVLDKTGTLTRGEPVLTDVAVTNGVPDEDLLRLVASAERGSEHPLGEAIVKGARGRGLSLSDAEGFEAVTGAGVRARVEGREVLVGNRRFLEASLAQSLAESAVGEDGLVPMGEELARGGKTPMFVAIDGQPAGLVAVADTVREESREAVDRLRSLGLEVAMLTGDNRRTAEAIARQLGIDRALAEVRPGDKAEEVKRLQAEGRRVGMVGDGINDAPALAQADVGVAIGTGADVAMEAADLTLIGGDVRGVARAIKLSKATVRNIRQNLFWAFAYNVALIPVAAGVLYPLFAGEAGGVPGALRPFLGEYGFLNPILAAAAMALSSVTVLTNALRLRRTKVV; translated from the coding sequence ATGGTAAAAAAGGTGAGAGGAGTTGTGCCGGTGGGCGAGCAGATCGGTAGCGTGGTCACCATCCCGGTCACCGGGATGACGTGCGCCTCCTGCGTGCGCCGGGTCGAGAAGGCCCTCTCGAGCAAGGAGGGGGTGGAGAGCGCCAGCGTCAACTTCGCGGCCGAGAAGGCCACGGTCGAGTACGACCCGAAGGCCACGGGCCCCGAGGACCTGGTCGGGACGATAGAGGGCGCGGGGTACGGCGCGGACGTGCGGGAGGCGAGCTTCGGCGTTACGGGGATGACCTGCGCCTCCTGCGTCGGGCGGGTCGAGCGGGCCCTGTGGAAGGTCCCCGGCGTCCTCGACGCGAGCGTGAACCTGGCGAGCGAGAAGGCATCGGTCCGCGACCTCCGGGGCGAGGCGGAGCAACGAGACCTCAAGGAGGCCGTCGAGGGCGCGGGCTACGGCGTGGCTTCGCCCGGCGAGGAGGAGGGCGGCGAGGCTGCCCCCGAAGACGCCCACGAGAGGGGCTACCGGGAGCTCAAGCGGGACTTCGTGGTCGCGACGGCGCTCACGGTCCCGATCCTGATCGGCAGCCTGCCGCACATGCTCGGCCTCTCCATCCCGCTCCCGATGCCGGTCCTGAACTGGACGCTCCTCGCGCTCGCCACGCCGGTGCAGTTCTGGGCCGGGCGCAGGTTCTACAGGGGCGCCTGGGGTGCCTTGAAGCACGGGCAGGCGAACATGAGCACGCTGGTGGCCCTGGGCACGAGCGCCGCCTACCTCTACAGCGCGGCGGCCACCGTGGCGCCCGGCCTCTTCGCCGGGGCGGGCGACAGGGCCGAGGTGTACTTCGACACCTCGGCGCTCATCATCACGCTCATCCTCCTGGGGAGGCTCTTGGAGGCGCGGGCCAGGGGACGCACCAACGAGGCCATAAAGAAGCTCGCTGGACTCCGGGCGAAGACCGCCCGCGTGATTCGTGGGGGAGAGGAGGCCGACGTCCCCGTCGAGGAGGTCGAGGTCGGCGACGTCGTTGTCGTGCGACCGGGGGAGAAGGTCCCGGTCGACGGGCGCGTCGTCTGGGGCACCTCCGCCGTGGACGAGGCCATGATCACGGGCGAGTACATCCCCGTGACCAAGAGGATCGGCGACGGGGTGATCGGCGCGACGATCAACGCGACCGGCTCGTTCCGCATGGAGGCGACGAAGGTCGGCAAGGACACGGCGCTCTCGCAGATCATAAGGATGGTCGAGGAGGCCCAAGGGTCGAAGGCCCCCATCCAGCGCCTGGCCGACCGGGTCAGCGCGGTCTTCGTGCCGGCGGTGATAGTCGCCGCCCTCGCGACGTTCGGCGTCTGGCTCGCCTTCGGCCCCGAGCCGGCGTTCACGTTCGCGCTGCTGAACACGGTTGCCGTGCTCATCATCGCCTGCCCGTGCGCGATGGGCCTCGCGACCCCGACCTCGATCATGGTCGGCACCGGCAAGGGCGCCGAGTCCGGCATCCTCATCAAGGGCGGCGAGGCCCTCGAAGGCGCCCACAAGCTCGACACCATAGTCCTCGACAAGACCGGCACCCTCACCCGCGGCGAGCCGGTTCTCACCGACGTCGCGGTCACGAACGGCGTCCCCGACGAGGATCTCCTGAGGCTCGTCGCCTCCGCCGAGCGCGGCTCGGAGCACCCTCTGGGCGAGGCCATCGTGAAGGGCGCCAGGGGCCGTGGCCTCTCGCTGTCCGACGCCGAGGGGTTCGAGGCCGTGACCGGCGCAGGCGTGCGGGCCCGGGTCGAGGGCCGGGAGGTCCTCGTCGGCAACCGCCGCTTCCTGGAGGCGTCCCTAGCGCAGTCCCTAGCAGAGTCCGCCGTCGGCGAGGACGGGCTCGTCCCGATGGGCGAGGAGCTGGCGCGCGGCGGTAAGACCCCGATGTTCGTCGCCATAGACGGACAGCCCGCCGGCCTCGTCGCCGTCGCCGATACCGTGCGCGAGGAGTCCAGGGAGGCCGTGGACAGGCTGCGCTCCCTGGGTCTCGAAGTGGCCATGCTCACCGGCGACAACCGCCGCACCGCCGAGGCCATCGCCCGCCAGCTCGGCATAGACCGGGCCCTGGCCGAGGTGAGGCCCGGGGACAAGGCCGAAGAGGTCAAGCGCCTCCAGGCCGAGGGCAGACGGGTCGGCATGGTCGGCGACGGCATAAACGATGCGCCGGCGCTCGCCCAGGCCGACGTCGGCGTCGCCATCGGCACCGGCGCCGACGTGGCGATGGAGGCCGCCGACCTCACCCTGATCGGCGGCGACGTGCGCGGGGTGGCGAGGGCGATAAAGCTCTCAAAAGCGACGGTGAGGAACATAAGGCAGAACCTGTTCTGGGCGTTCGCCTACAACGTCGCGCTCATCCCGGTGGCCGCGGGCGTCCTGTACCCGCTCTTCGCCGGCGAAGCGGGCGGCGTGCCCGGGGCCCTGCGCCCCTTCCTCGGCGAATACGGGTTCCTAAACCCCATCCTCGCGGCGGCGGCGATGGCGCTCTCCAGCGTGACGGTGCTTACGAACGCGCTCAGGCTCAGAAGAACAAAGGTTGTCTAG
- a CDS encoding metal-sensitive transcriptional regulator — translation MGASHGYIEAKDKEKLRHRLRRIEGQVRGLQRMVDEEAYCVDVLTQVASVVSALEKVGTLVLRDHVEHCVRESIESGNRQKADEKVEELTAAVERFLRV, via the coding sequence GTGGGGGCCTCGCACGGCTACATAGAGGCCAAGGACAAGGAGAAACTGAGGCACCGCCTGCGGCGCATCGAGGGTCAGGTGCGCGGGCTGCAGCGGATGGTGGACGAGGAGGCGTACTGCGTGGACGTCCTCACCCAGGTGGCGAGCGTCGTCAGCGCCTTGGAGAAGGTGGGCACGCTCGTCTTGAGGGACCACGTCGAGCACTGCGTCCGCGAGTCGATAGAGAGCGGGAACAGGCAGAAGGCCGACGAGAAGGTCGAGGAGCTGACCGCCGCCGTCGAGCGGTTCTTGAGGGTTTAG
- a CDS encoding heavy-metal-associated domain-containing protein has protein sequence MTEKTLNLEGMSCAHCKAAVEEELGKLPGVEYSNADPGAGTVEVRFDEGKVTDDDLKGAVEEAGYAVAA, from the coding sequence ATGACCGAGAAGACGCTGAACCTAGAGGGCATGAGCTGCGCCCACTGCAAGGCGGCCGTGGAGGAGGAGCTCGGGAAGCTTCCCGGCGTCGAGTACTCGAACGCCGACCCCGGGGCGGGTACGGTGGAGGTGCGCTTCGACGAAGGGAAGGTGACGGACGACGACCTGAAGGGCGCCGTCGAAGAGGCCGGCTACGCGGTGGCGGCGTGA
- a CDS encoding NADH-quinone oxidoreductase subunit A, whose protein sequence is MSALAQYALLLGLAVGTVGLALSLGAIARAIGRTREEEAKDVPATAGELSSEPVWVRYHVRYYGYALLFLAFDMEMAYMYPWAVVYKELGLVALLDMGVFLAILFLGLLYGWSQGALRRQ, encoded by the coding sequence GTGAGCGCCCTCGCGCAGTACGCGTTGCTCCTGGGCCTGGCGGTCGGGACGGTCGGCCTGGCCCTGAGCCTGGGCGCCATAGCGAGGGCGATCGGCCGCACCCGCGAGGAGGAGGCCAAGGACGTGCCGGCGACGGCCGGCGAGCTCTCCTCCGAGCCGGTGTGGGTCCGCTACCACGTCCGCTACTACGGGTACGCCCTGCTGTTCTTGGCCTTCGACATGGAGATGGCCTACATGTACCCGTGGGCTGTCGTCTACAAGGAGCTGGGTCTCGTCGCCCTCCTGGACATGGGGGTCTTCCTGGCGATCCTTTTTTTGGGGCTCCTCTACGGCTGGAGCCAGGGGGCGCTGAGGCGGCAGTGA
- a CDS encoding heavy metal-binding domain-containing protein, with product MSAPANAPLRGAREGEASLFRRLVARALARELHAFVVPGAEVARARGIDLEAAGLRLADTPRHASVLVLVGGLPEALKDAAAVAYAQMPRPRAVLAVGPGDVSPLPGPDVSVPPGQESLTRGVAELRRSFAGGAFAPEVAEFDVEALRTQTEYVCPMHPEVVSEEPGSCPRCGMDLVPRESAGGMDRGGDQGQDQGQDQGRGHGQTDNPGHDHAGHAGMDNDHGVHDQASQERSGQGGRDGAGRDATDHDPEGHPGRGEEELEADEEDATGYGCPMHPEVVGGGPGSCRVCGMDLVPREDAAAADGAAHGPAHGPAHGLAHGLAEARHGSRGGDGDEAHGDADHGEGSGGHEHHGEAEQDGHMDHGDGTGFMSMVEMTRDLPRGSDGLPMERIEVPFGPLFPGLPGGLRLSLTLDGDAVAEASAAGVEGRPFEGPAEPVGGFADRLSGLDPLSPVAYRVLALRAVEEAAGIPIDEETALGRAGALERERAASHLNWLMGFAHLLGHARLEARAARLQLALLRAQDAAEVARLRDEVGKLARGVERTPLLRRKLRGVGPLPTACATDATAFGPVARAGGRTTDLRAQEAVYPDLLGFEPALRDGDDALSRLLLRVEETRRSLDLVRRANAVSLLPFRPGGAYPDGTGSATVETPRGAATLRVWLEEGAVSRFELDTPSSAHIELAKPVAEGEELADALVGVASLDLSPWGPPPWVPPGAVR from the coding sequence GTGAGCGCCCCGGCGAACGCCCCGCTCCGCGGCGCGCGCGAAGGCGAGGCCTCCCTCTTTCGCCGCCTGGTCGCGCGGGCGCTCGCGCGGGAGCTGCACGCGTTCGTCGTGCCTGGCGCCGAGGTCGCCCGCGCCCGGGGGATCGACCTCGAGGCGGCCGGTCTGCGTCTCGCGGACACGCCGCGCCACGCGAGCGTGCTGGTGCTCGTGGGAGGGCTGCCCGAGGCGCTCAAGGACGCCGCGGCGGTCGCCTACGCCCAGATGCCGCGGCCGCGGGCCGTGCTGGCCGTGGGGCCTGGGGACGTATCGCCGCTGCCCGGACCCGACGTCTCCGTGCCGCCAGGGCAGGAGTCCTTGACGCGGGGAGTGGCGGAGTTGCGGCGGTCGTTCGCGGGGGGCGCCTTCGCCCCGGAGGTGGCCGAATTCGACGTCGAAGCACTGCGGACGCAAACCGAGTACGTCTGCCCGATGCACCCGGAAGTGGTGAGCGAGGAGCCCGGCTCCTGCCCCAGGTGCGGCATGGACCTCGTGCCGCGGGAGTCCGCCGGAGGGATGGACCGCGGTGGGGACCAGGGTCAGGACCAGGGTCAGGACCAGGGTCGGGGCCACGGTCAAACAGACAACCCCGGGCACGATCACGCCGGGCACGCGGGCATGGACAACGACCACGGGGTACACGACCAGGCGAGCCAGGAGCGCTCCGGGCAAGGCGGCCGCGACGGTGCCGGCCGCGACGCCACGGACCACGACCCCGAGGGTCACCCGGGCCGCGGCGAGGAGGAACTGGAGGCCGACGAGGAGGACGCGACGGGCTACGGGTGCCCGATGCACCCCGAGGTGGTGGGCGGCGGGCCCGGCTCGTGCCGCGTCTGCGGGATGGACCTGGTGCCGCGGGAGGACGCCGCGGCGGCGGATGGGGCAGCGCACGGCCCCGCCCACGGCCCCGCCCACGGCCTCGCCCACGGCCTCGCGGAGGCGCGGCACGGCTCACGAGGCGGCGATGGGGACGAAGCCCACGGCGACGCGGACCACGGCGAAGGTTCCGGGGGTCACGAGCACCACGGAGAAGCCGAGCAGGACGGGCACATGGACCATGGCGACGGCACGGGGTTCATGTCCATGGTCGAGATGACCAGGGACCTGCCGCGCGGCAGCGACGGCCTGCCCATGGAGCGGATAGAGGTGCCGTTCGGCCCGCTGTTTCCGGGGCTGCCCGGGGGCTTGAGGCTCTCCCTCACCCTCGACGGCGACGCGGTGGCGGAGGCTTCGGCTGCCGGCGTGGAAGGGCGGCCCTTCGAGGGGCCGGCCGAGCCGGTGGGGGGCTTCGCCGACCGCCTCTCGGGGCTCGACCCGCTCTCCCCGGTCGCGTACCGGGTGCTCGCCCTGCGGGCGGTCGAGGAGGCGGCCGGAATCCCCATCGACGAAGAGACGGCGCTCGGGCGGGCGGGCGCCCTGGAGCGCGAGCGCGCCGCTAGCCACCTGAACTGGCTCATGGGCTTCGCCCACCTGCTCGGCCACGCGCGCCTCGAGGCCCGCGCAGCCCGCCTGCAGCTCGCCCTCCTTCGCGCGCAGGACGCCGCGGAGGTCGCGCGCTTGCGCGACGAGGTGGGCAAGCTGGCGCGGGGCGTCGAGAGGACGCCGCTCCTCCGGCGCAAGCTGCGGGGCGTCGGGCCGCTGCCCACGGCTTGCGCCACGGACGCCACGGCCTTCGGGCCGGTCGCGCGGGCCGGCGGCCGGACGACCGACCTGCGCGCGCAGGAGGCCGTCTACCCCGACCTGCTGGGATTCGAGCCGGCCCTGCGGGACGGGGACGACGCCCTCTCCCGGCTGCTGCTGCGCGTCGAGGAGACGAGGCGCAGCCTGGACCTCGTTCGGCGGGCGAACGCGGTCTCGCTTTTGCCCTTCCGACCCGGCGGCGCCTATCCGGACGGTACGGGTTCGGCGACGGTCGAGACCCCGCGCGGGGCGGCGACGCTCAGGGTGTGGCTGGAAGAAGGGGCCGTGAGCCGCTTCGAGCTTGACACCCCGTCGTCGGCGCACATTGAGCTGGCCAAGCCGGTCGCGGAGGGCGAGGAGCTGGCCGACGCCCTCGTCGGCGTCGCCTCGCTCGACCTCTCACCCTGGGGGCCACCCCCGTGGGTACCCCCGGGGGCGGTGCGATGA
- a CDS encoding complex I subunit 1/NuoH family protein, whose protein sequence is MTTLLMVLVLLAGAYLVAVLEGWVSTGRLRPAGPILSAVALLGRESLLPRKPDRIFFEVAPPLLLVSAVLAFAVLPLSPGLIAADLATGALFVNAALAFVMVALLMAGWGPDGAYAMVGGFRFLGQLVAYSMLIVMPITAVAMRAESLVTTAVVESQAALPNAVYQPFGLAAFLVAAMAVCFLPPFDLPTAPGELAGGVMAEYTGWRLAVMRLARAALVFTVAASVTVFYLGGWLGPVLPPWAWNAIKTLLVAAAMLLAGRFVPRLREEHLLAWCWKIGIPLALFNIFYVGVLLLVVG, encoded by the coding sequence ATGACGACCCTGCTGATGGTCCTTGTGCTCCTCGCCGGTGCCTACCTCGTCGCCGTGCTCGAGGGCTGGGTCTCCACGGGCAGGCTCCGTCCGGCGGGGCCGATCCTCTCGGCGGTGGCGCTGCTCGGGCGCGAGTCGCTCTTGCCGCGCAAACCCGACCGCATCTTTTTCGAGGTCGCGCCGCCGCTCTTGCTGGTCTCGGCGGTGCTCGCCTTCGCCGTTCTGCCTCTCTCCCCGGGTCTGATCGCGGCCGACCTCGCCACGGGAGCGCTGTTCGTCAACGCGGCGCTCGCCTTCGTGATGGTCGCGCTGCTCATGGCCGGCTGGGGACCCGACGGGGCCTACGCGATGGTGGGGGGCTTCCGCTTTCTGGGCCAGCTCGTCGCCTACTCGATGCTCATCGTCATGCCCATAACGGCGGTCGCCATGCGCGCGGAGTCGCTCGTGACCACCGCGGTCGTCGAGTCGCAGGCCGCCCTGCCGAACGCCGTCTACCAACCCTTCGGCCTGGCCGCGTTCCTCGTGGCGGCGATGGCCGTCTGCTTCCTGCCGCCCTTCGACCTGCCCACGGCCCCCGGCGAGCTCGCCGGCGGGGTGATGGCCGAGTACACGGGGTGGCGCCTGGCCGTGATGCGGCTGGCGAGGGCCGCGCTGGTCTTCACCGTCGCGGCCTCGGTCACGGTCTTCTACCTGGGCGGCTGGCTCGGGCCGGTGCTGCCGCCGTGGGCGTGGAACGCGATCAAGACCTTGTTGGTGGCGGCGGCGATGCTCCTCGCCGGGCGGTTCGTCCCGCGGTTGCGAGAAGAGCACCTGCTGGCGTGGTGCTGGAAGATCGGCATCCCGCTCGCCCTCTTCAACATCTTCTACGTCGGCGTCCTCCTGCTGGTGGTCGGGTGA
- a CDS encoding NADH-quinone oxidoreductase subunit J family protein produces MAQALFTGFFGLAAIWFGVVVFRTSSMVRSALALLFSMAAIGGMFLAMEAEFLGVLQIMMMATEMAIMAIFMVMYMMDPGGLGEMDMTHQRGASLVAGVLGTVAAVGVALLADWGRADEAAAPVEQTRLLGLEIMERSMLIFETAGVTILTAMVAATAIAVAGREGRGQ; encoded by the coding sequence ATGGCCCAGGCGCTCTTCACCGGGTTCTTCGGGCTCGCGGCGATCTGGTTCGGCGTGGTGGTCTTCCGCACCTCCTCGATGGTGCGCTCGGCGCTCGCGCTCCTGTTCTCGATGGCGGCCATAGGGGGGATGTTCCTGGCGATGGAGGCCGAGTTCCTCGGGGTATTGCAGATCATGATGATGGCCACCGAGATGGCGATCATGGCGATCTTCATGGTCATGTACATGATGGACCCGGGGGGCCTTGGGGAGATGGACATGACCCACCAGAGAGGCGCCTCGCTGGTGGCGGGCGTGCTGGGCACCGTGGCGGCGGTCGGAGTCGCGCTCCTGGCCGACTGGGGGCGGGCGGACGAGGCGGCGGCCCCGGTCGAACAGACGCGCCTGCTGGGGCTCGAGATCATGGAGCGCTCCATGCTCATCTTCGAGACCGCGGGCGTCACGATCCTCACCGCCATGGTCGCGGCCACCGCCATCGCGGTCGCCGGACGGGAGGGGAGGGGCCAATGA
- the nuoK gene encoding NADH-quinone oxidoreductase subunit NuoK yields MTTLAVALVVGAVLFGIGLYGALSQTNLVMIMMGVELMLGAAMVNLVAFWRFLHPEVYAGQMFVLIVMTVMALEMAVGFGVATGRFRARGSVEMEEAQELKG; encoded by the coding sequence ATGACGACGCTCGCCGTCGCGCTCGTCGTCGGGGCCGTCCTCTTCGGGATCGGGCTCTACGGCGCCCTCTCGCAGACGAACCTGGTGATGATCATGATGGGCGTCGAGCTTATGCTGGGTGCCGCGATGGTCAACCTCGTCGCCTTCTGGCGCTTTCTCCACCCCGAGGTCTACGCCGGGCAGATGTTCGTCCTGATCGTGATGACGGTCATGGCGCTGGAGATGGCCGTCGGCTTCGGCGTCGCCACCGGCCGCTTCCGCGCCAGGGGATCGGTCGAGATGGAAGAGGCGCAGGAGCTCAAGGGATGA